In Corynebacterium matruchotii, a single genomic region encodes these proteins:
- a CDS encoding transglycosylase domain-containing protein, with the protein MTNKRNTRKPVGSRPSRPRNKKRPTSKKKNRNKWLKIGVISTILVMFLSPFLLFMVAYLMADVPKPSELQNKQISHIYASDSTTELARIVPADGNRQEVPFEQIPEVVQHAVLAAEDRQFYTNSGFSFTGFGRAILGQLTGNSSAGGGSTITQQYVKKTLVGDESSFKRKAKELVYSVKMANEWSKEEVLGAYLNTIYFGRNAYGIDAAARAYFGIPVQELNASQAAVLAACIQRPSQLDPRNNFAEAEERWRYVLDGMAEEGWLSPSDRASQTYPETIDPATIPEQAPEVSGPNGLIKNQVLAELGNLGIDESEVQTRGLKVTTTIDMKAQNTTVDMVNAELAKQRENVRMAAVSVEPKTGAVRAYFGGNDGNGWDYANAPLQTGSTFKIFTLAAAVSQGIPTSQVVSDASYQLPNTVVPGGGCRGGCTIKEALKRSLNPPFLRLQGELAHTTQDTADMAHALGVARSLPGIEKTLTENGAAPFEGITLGQYQSRPLDMAHALATLANLGVYHDAHFVERVEAADGQVLYQFDAGAGERRLAKKVATNVLEAMAPIAGWSGGNNLAGRTSAAKTGTTQLGDTGQNKDAWMIGATPQLATAVWAGTDSGEALISQYGADIYGANLPATVWKNIMDGALEGQPAETFPAAESMGFTRSGGAIGPVVAQPQSVPTQQAPVVTNTPDTNTGRQETIEIPGLPDITLPGNVTNNVPNNMPGTMPGNLQDLQQQLENPRGQNTTQNQ; encoded by the coding sequence GTGACAAACAAACGCAACACTCGCAAACCCGTGGGCTCGCGGCCTAGTCGACCCCGCAATAAAAAGCGGCCCACCAGCAAGAAGAAAAACCGCAATAAATGGCTAAAAATTGGTGTCATAAGCACTATACTCGTCATGTTCTTAAGCCCATTTCTTCTTTTTATGGTTGCTTATCTCATGGCGGATGTGCCGAAACCCAGTGAGTTACAGAACAAGCAGATCTCCCATATTTATGCCAGCGATTCAACCACCGAATTGGCCCGCATCGTTCCAGCTGATGGCAACCGCCAAGAAGTGCCTTTCGAACAAATACCCGAAGTGGTGCAGCATGCCGTGTTAGCCGCTGAGGACCGGCAGTTTTACACCAATAGCGGCTTCTCCTTCACCGGGTTTGGTCGCGCTATATTAGGCCAGCTGACCGGCAATTCCTCCGCCGGTGGTGGTTCGACCATCACCCAGCAATATGTGAAGAAAACCTTAGTGGGCGACGAGTCATCCTTTAAGCGTAAGGCCAAAGAATTAGTGTATTCCGTGAAAATGGCCAACGAGTGGAGCAAAGAAGAAGTGCTCGGCGCCTACCTCAACACCATTTATTTTGGGCGTAACGCCTACGGCATCGACGCCGCCGCCCGCGCCTACTTCGGCATCCCCGTCCAGGAACTCAACGCCAGCCAGGCAGCCGTGCTGGCGGCCTGTATTCAGCGGCCCAGCCAGCTTGACCCCCGAAACAACTTCGCCGAGGCGGAGGAACGCTGGCGGTACGTGCTCGATGGCATGGCTGAAGAAGGCTGGCTCAGCCCCTCCGACCGGGCTTCTCAAACCTACCCTGAAACCATCGACCCGGCCACCATCCCGGAACAGGCGCCCGAAGTTTCTGGGCCCAATGGGCTCATTAAAAACCAGGTGCTCGCCGAGCTGGGCAATCTTGGTATTGATGAAAGCGAAGTCCAAACCCGGGGTCTGAAGGTCACCACTACTATCGACATGAAAGCCCAAAACACCACCGTCGACATGGTCAATGCCGAGCTGGCCAAACAGCGGGAAAACGTGCGGATGGCCGCGGTGTCCGTGGAACCAAAAACCGGCGCGGTTCGCGCCTACTTTGGCGGTAACGACGGCAATGGGTGGGACTATGCTAACGCCCCCCTGCAAACCGGCTCCACCTTCAAAATCTTCACCCTGGCAGCTGCGGTATCCCAGGGCATCCCCACTAGCCAGGTGGTTTCCGACGCCAGCTACCAACTCCCCAACACCGTGGTGCCCGGCGGCGGGTGCCGGGGCGGCTGCACCATTAAGGAAGCCCTCAAACGATCACTCAACCCCCCATTCCTCCGGTTGCAGGGGGAACTGGCCCACACCACCCAAGATACGGCCGACATGGCCCACGCCCTCGGCGTCGCTAGGTCCTTGCCCGGCATTGAAAAAACCCTCACTGAAAACGGAGCCGCCCCCTTCGAAGGCATTACCCTGGGCCAATACCAGTCCAGGCCTCTCGACATGGCCCACGCCCTGGCAACCCTCGCTAACCTGGGGGTTTACCATGACGCACACTTCGTGGAACGGGTGGAAGCCGCGGACGGGCAGGTCCTTTACCAGTTCGATGCCGGCGCGGGCGAGCGTCGTCTAGCAAAAAAGGTAGCCACCAACGTGCTCGAAGCCATGGCACCCATCGCCGGGTGGTCTGGCGGCAATAACCTTGCCGGTCGCACCTCCGCCGCGAAAACCGGCACCACCCAGCTGGGCGACACTGGCCAAAACAAGGACGCCTGGATGATCGGCGCCACCCCGCAACTCGCCACCGCAGTGTGGGCCGGCACCGACAGTGGCGAAGCGCTGATTAGCCAATACGGCGCCGATATTTACGGCGCTAACCTGCCCGCAACCGTGTGGAAAAACATTATGGATGGCGCGCTCGAAGGGCAGCCGGCCGAAACCTTCCCGGCCGCGGAATCCATGGGCTTCACCCGTAGCGGTGGCGCCATCGGCCCGGTGGTTGCGCAACCACAGTCGGTGCCGACCCAGCAGGCACCCGTCGTGACAAACACGCCGGACACCAACACCGGGCGGCAAGAAACCATCGAAATTCCTGGGCTGCCAGACATTACCCTGCCGGGGAATGTGACCAATAACGTGCCCAATAACATGCCCGGCACCATGCCGGGGAATCTCCAAGACTTACAGCAACAATTAGAGAATCCCCGAGGGCAGAACACCACCCAAAATCAATGA
- a CDS encoding helix-turn-helix transcriptional regulator: MNTLYSPGAIPVFELRHRVRLAREHASLSQGELAEASGLSRPGIAKIEQGSTKPRRTTLLLIALATGVDSYWLETGESPKTNAFRAPHPPDEHTS, translated from the coding sequence ATGAATACCTTATATAGCCCTGGGGCCATCCCGGTCTTTGAACTACGGCATCGGGTCCGGTTGGCAAGGGAGCATGCGAGCCTAAGCCAGGGAGAACTGGCGGAAGCATCAGGGCTATCAAGGCCGGGGATCGCCAAGATTGAGCAAGGTAGCACTAAGCCACGCAGAACCACATTGCTGCTGATTGCGCTGGCCACCGGAGTCGACAGCTATTGGTTGGAAACGGGGGAATCGCCAAAAACGAATGCTTTTCGGGCACCTCATCCGCCAGACGAACACACCTCCTAA
- a CDS encoding helix-turn-helix transcriptional regulator yields MSLQQRMRISRENAGLNQEEMAKKIGIGRATYAKTEQGVREPRRGELLAIAAITGVDSHWLETGEVSEAGEN; encoded by the coding sequence ATGTCACTACAGCAACGCATGCGGATATCCCGGGAAAACGCCGGCCTCAACCAGGAAGAAATGGCCAAAAAGATCGGCATTGGCCGCGCCACGTATGCCAAGACGGAGCAAGGGGTTCGTGAACCGCGGCGTGGGGAATTACTGGCCATCGCGGCGATCACCGGCGTTGATAGCCATTGGCTAGAGACTGGAGAAGTGTCGGAAGCTGGCGAGAACTGA
- a CDS encoding response regulator transcription factor, producing the protein MTIRVALIEDHPTTILGVKSMLENAKDIEFVKGFPTVTAFFDYVRFVRTGIALHPVDVVLLDLRLADLSMPYDNAKALIDQKLKVLVYSSLESPYLIRDVLRAGVHGVFEKNRSAEELLDAIRIVSAGNTHATTEWASIIDSNYQALGVDLSPRQQEVLELIASGETDRAIAEMLNIRQSTVNDYVNRIRTKFAQAGCETEGRGELIKQGMYSGILPGPSDPRN; encoded by the coding sequence ATGACTATTCGAGTGGCGCTCATTGAAGATCATCCGACAACCATTTTGGGGGTGAAGAGCATGCTTGAGAACGCGAAAGACATAGAATTCGTCAAAGGATTCCCCACCGTAACGGCCTTTTTTGACTATGTTCGGTTCGTTCGAACCGGTATCGCCCTCCACCCAGTCGATGTGGTCCTCTTAGACTTGCGCCTGGCGGACCTCTCCATGCCCTACGACAATGCCAAAGCCCTCATCGACCAAAAACTAAAGGTATTAGTTTATTCATCATTAGAATCTCCCTATCTTATTCGAGATGTATTACGCGCCGGCGTCCATGGGGTCTTCGAAAAGAATAGAAGCGCCGAAGAACTATTGGATGCCATCAGAATCGTGAGCGCCGGAAACACGCACGCAACAACTGAATGGGCATCTATCATTGATAGTAATTACCAGGCGCTAGGAGTGGACCTATCCCCACGGCAACAAGAGGTCCTAGAACTCATTGCCTCTGGGGAAACCGACCGAGCTATCGCCGAAATGCTCAACATTCGGCAAAGCACGGTCAACGACTATGTCAACCGTATCCGCACCAAATTCGCGCAGGCGGGTTGCGAGACCGAGGGGAGGGGGGAACTCATTAAGCAGGGTATGTACAGCGGTATTTTGCCTGGGCCATCCGATCCTCGGAACTAA
- a CDS encoding LuxR C-terminal-related transcriptional regulator, translated as MRTIKVAMIDDHPSTILGVKTAVNQANDMEFYNGYATLPEFYENVYGPSRKAVIYPVDVVLLDLRLADSSNPYDNTIALIKLGFKVLIYSSLESPFRFRSVLGAGAHGLFEKSRSMEELLSAIRLVAAGNTFSDAEWASIIDSNYKLLNVKLSDQQKTVLELMAAGETDKMIAKKMGISPNTVRDYINRIRDSFAKAGSTPEGRVLLVREGIKSGILRCPTDP; from the coding sequence ATGAGAACTATAAAAGTAGCAATGATTGATGACCACCCATCAACTATTTTGGGGGTAAAAACCGCGGTCAACCAGGCTAACGACATGGAATTCTATAATGGGTACGCCACCCTCCCAGAATTTTATGAAAACGTGTACGGACCCTCCCGGAAGGCAGTGATCTACCCGGTGGACGTGGTACTCCTGGATTTACGACTCGCGGACTCCTCAAACCCTTACGACAACACCATTGCTCTTATCAAGCTTGGCTTCAAGGTTCTCATCTACTCCTCCCTGGAATCCCCCTTCCGATTCCGAAGCGTCCTCGGTGCCGGGGCGCACGGGCTCTTTGAAAAAAGCCGATCCATGGAAGAATTATTATCCGCCATTCGACTCGTGGCTGCTGGGAATACCTTCTCCGACGCCGAATGGGCATCCATCATCGACAGCAACTATAAGCTACTGAACGTAAAATTATCGGATCAGCAAAAAACCGTACTGGAACTCATGGCCGCCGGGGAAACCGACAAAATGATCGCCAAAAAAATGGGCATTTCCCCCAACACGGTTCGGGATTATATTAATCGAATCCGCGACAGCTTCGCCAAGGCGGGCAGCACTCCCGAGGGGAGAGTTCTCCTGGTTCGGGAGGGGATTAAAAGCGGCATCCTTCGGTGTCCTACGGATCCCTAA
- a CDS encoding ATP-binding protein, producing MKDSDLVQLARPAPRSHHYSDFFIPQQPRITELKLIRYITIICLVSYCGYLVMKSSLIYSCLSTNDSYGGWIMVAMVMFAGSLVLLVIAVMMNKRVLYLLALPGSALAYAQFPMIQIAQLAHYGHSAIGDMLLGDFVGIPACLLMMLFPHWWWFVTMLMTTSMVVTLHDNQLPFWHMSDFDAALYSTLISGPVLFMVYSGIHTSRQTDAAIFQSAQANMTFLRSQSFSELESYFTSRIHDKVLPTLNSAAAGLTPVTDVPRINIMDVTQADTMSVGNFITMLRDSVTESTKITIQAVADLTMPLPFKTAMALIDAVAEASHNSVEHAPQATRELTISWNSTVMNIVFRDSGPGFHIDKVSHNHAGVKITMLKRPQIYNGVSVSLMSAPEQGTRYEITWNVTDTVAAPEGSKEQQNMLLYQVQKLGFDRLFRPWVAAYALAIFTFDVMPYDHRGQWHVLIISMGLVAGALWSLTDRSQLRLPWRNTIILIVCVSALMTIGQFSHYPQPPQLQRYGWFVSYSVVLAMYLALRLRPGVAWAMWVGFAVITYVAESWLRLDLLASASSIIACIPLLIPATIVPLQLNWVVKSLPTLQRVDSNEYLEPDLQRYTSEMTKWLHSLLQLVDDPMVAKLMELRLRDAIRSPLLDVPELTAAVWRARAAGSRVTLIDDRSPTCADPEEHSKIIANTTDALGKNPHTLTLRLLPAGRDRYASLRWN from the coding sequence ATGAAGGATTCGGATTTGGTTCAGCTCGCACGCCCGGCACCGCGAAGTCACCATTACTCCGATTTCTTTATTCCTCAACAACCACGAATCACCGAGTTAAAGCTGATCCGCTACATCACTATTATCTGTTTGGTTTCTTACTGCGGATATTTGGTGATGAAGTCGAGCTTAATTTATTCATGCCTTTCCACCAATGACAGTTACGGCGGGTGGATCATGGTTGCCATGGTCATGTTTGCCGGGTCGCTGGTGCTCTTGGTAATTGCCGTCATGATGAATAAGCGGGTGCTGTACCTTCTGGCCCTGCCGGGTTCTGCCCTGGCGTATGCCCAGTTCCCGATGATTCAGATAGCGCAATTGGCCCATTATGGGCATTCGGCGATCGGGGACATGCTGTTGGGGGATTTCGTGGGGATCCCAGCGTGTTTACTCATGATGCTATTTCCGCACTGGTGGTGGTTTGTCACTATGCTGATGACCACCTCGATGGTTGTGACATTGCACGATAATCAGCTGCCGTTTTGGCACATGAGTGATTTTGACGCAGCCCTGTATTCCACCCTGATTTCCGGGCCGGTGTTGTTCATGGTGTATAGCGGAATCCACACGAGTCGGCAGACTGATGCAGCGATTTTTCAGAGTGCTCAGGCCAATATGACATTCTTGCGGTCACAATCGTTTTCCGAGCTGGAGAGCTATTTTACTAGCCGTATCCACGACAAGGTTTTGCCCACTTTGAATTCCGCTGCGGCGGGACTGACGCCTGTTACCGATGTGCCGCGCATCAATATCATGGATGTGACGCAGGCGGACACCATGTCGGTGGGGAATTTTATTACTATGCTGCGGGATTCCGTGACCGAATCTACCAAGATCACCATTCAGGCTGTTGCCGATCTCACCATGCCGTTGCCGTTTAAGACCGCCATGGCTCTTATTGATGCGGTGGCTGAGGCGTCCCATAATTCGGTGGAGCACGCCCCACAAGCCACGCGGGAGCTCACCATTAGTTGGAATAGCACCGTGATGAATATTGTGTTTCGGGATTCGGGCCCGGGTTTTCACATCGATAAGGTCTCGCATAATCATGCGGGTGTGAAGATTACCATGCTCAAGCGCCCACAAATCTACAATGGGGTATCCGTGAGTCTCATGTCCGCCCCGGAACAGGGCACCCGATATGAGATTACTTGGAATGTGACGGATACCGTGGCGGCGCCTGAGGGGTCGAAAGAGCAGCAGAACATGCTTCTATACCAGGTGCAGAAGCTGGGGTTTGATCGGCTGTTTCGGCCCTGGGTGGCGGCGTATGCGCTTGCTATCTTCACTTTCGATGTGATGCCCTACGACCATAGGGGGCAGTGGCATGTGCTGATTATCAGCATGGGGCTGGTGGCGGGCGCATTGTGGTCGCTCACGGACCGGTCCCAGTTGCGGTTACCGTGGCGGAACACCATTATTTTGATTGTGTGCGTGAGTGCCCTCATGACGATTGGACAGTTTTCGCATTATCCGCAGCCGCCGCAGCTCCAACGCTATGGCTGGTTTGTCTCCTATTCGGTGGTGCTAGCAATGTATTTGGCGTTACGGCTGCGACCGGGGGTGGCGTGGGCGATGTGGGTGGGGTTTGCGGTAATAACGTATGTCGCCGAGTCGTGGCTGAGGCTGGACCTTTTGGCGTCGGCAAGCTCGATTATTGCGTGCATACCGCTGCTTATTCCTGCGACGATTGTGCCGCTCCAGCTCAATTGGGTGGTCAAGTCGCTGCCTACGCTCCAGCGGGTGGACAGCAACGAATATTTGGAGCCGGACCTGCAACGATACACCTCAGAGATGACGAAATGGCTGCACTCGCTGCTCCAGCTTGTCGACGACCCCATGGTGGCAAAGCTCATGGAACTGCGGCTACGCGACGCCATCCGATCCCCGCTCCTGGACGTCCCGGAGCTCACGGCGGCGGTGTGGCGGGCCAGGGCGGCCGGCAGCCGAGTCACGCTTATCGACGACCGAAGCCCCACCTGCGCCGACCCCGAAGAGCACAGCAAAATCATCGCCAATACCACCGACGCCTTGGGGAAGAACCCCCACACGTTAACATTGCGGCTGCTGCCCGCGGGGCGGGACCGATATGCCTCGCTGCGCTGGAATTAG
- a CDS encoding sensor histidine kinase has translation MESSVLARVAQPAPKIRQYSDLAARTPPRLAELTLIRCITLVCFVAYLGYLTLKWEILREYLTKDFIFPVWTTVSIWLFVITLAGLVVAAIINTRMGYVVALTGSAVAYSQFQLIQMMELFDRGNSPVGNLYLADFSGIPTCLLVTVFPNVYCYIFCLLSICMMSALSDGYLPFWHYYDFDGAFYSTLICGPALFIAYNGIRVCRAADQAVFQEYQATTTVLRSRYLAELEAYFIHHINDKVLSTLNAAAAGLIPISDVAKADITNDTNVGTIPVESFIASLQDSVDESTQVIINRIADASTPLPLKTAISLVDAISEAHHNSVRYAPNAHRELMINWDGTIMSVVFWDTGPGFRVDKASRKHTGVNIIMTDRPQIYDGVTVDLTSSPEQGTRYEVTWVTDHSARSPSVTNKQDTYVPSDAELLGIHKLFRMRWVIVMLAAFAFDTIQYDHTGQWHILLAGTGFLAGGLWALTDSSQVQLPWHNTIILVACVSALIFVGQLSHYPRPIRDQHFSWYLSYALLVTMYLALRLRPGVAWSMWLGFAAITYVVDSLLGFYLVAPASMFLRCIPLLIPATLMPLQVKWVVRLLPALRRVNRNEHLQWETALAQQQYTAEMTGWLRSLLQLVDDPATAKLMEVRIRDAIRSPLLDVPELTMAVWRARASGTQVTLIDSRSPADPDPEEHQRIIADAVAKLAEGPSTATIRLLPAGRDRYATLVAR, from the coding sequence ATGGAAAGTTCGGTTCTCGCTCGTGTGGCCCAGCCCGCGCCCAAGATCCGTCAGTATTCGGATTTGGCGGCCCGTACCCCACCCCGACTTGCCGAACTCACGCTTATCCGGTGTATTACGCTCGTGTGTTTTGTTGCCTATCTTGGGTATTTGACGCTGAAGTGGGAAATACTGCGGGAGTATCTCACGAAAGATTTTATTTTTCCGGTATGGACCACGGTCTCCATATGGTTATTCGTCATCACGCTTGCGGGTTTGGTGGTTGCCGCAATTATTAACACTCGGATGGGTTATGTTGTTGCCCTGACCGGCTCGGCCGTGGCCTACAGTCAGTTTCAGCTGATTCAAATGATGGAGCTGTTCGACCGGGGGAATTCCCCGGTGGGGAATCTATACTTGGCGGACTTCAGCGGCATCCCAACCTGCCTATTGGTGACGGTTTTTCCCAATGTGTATTGCTATATTTTCTGCCTACTCAGCATCTGCATGATGTCGGCCTTATCGGACGGCTATCTACCGTTTTGGCACTACTACGATTTCGATGGCGCCTTCTATTCCACCTTGATCTGCGGCCCAGCCCTATTCATTGCGTACAATGGGATTCGGGTCTGCCGTGCGGCGGACCAAGCGGTGTTTCAGGAGTATCAGGCCACCACCACGGTATTGCGGTCACGCTACCTGGCCGAATTGGAGGCCTATTTCATCCATCACATTAACGACAAGGTGCTCTCGACCCTAAATGCGGCTGCCGCCGGGCTCATCCCCATCAGCGATGTCGCCAAGGCGGATATCACGAATGACACGAATGTTGGCACCATACCGGTGGAAAGTTTTATTGCCTCATTGCAGGATTCCGTCGACGAATCCACCCAGGTCATCATCAATAGAATCGCCGATGCATCCACGCCGTTGCCGCTGAAAACCGCCATTTCCCTGGTTGATGCCATTAGTGAGGCGCACCATAATTCGGTGCGCTATGCCCCAAATGCTCATCGTGAGCTGATGATCAATTGGGATGGCACCATCATGTCTGTGGTGTTTTGGGATACCGGGCCGGGGTTTCGCGTCGATAAGGCGTCGCGGAAGCACACGGGCGTGAACATCATTATGACGGACCGCCCACAAATCTATGATGGGGTGACGGTCGATCTCACGTCCAGTCCAGAGCAGGGCACTCGCTATGAGGTCACATGGGTGACGGACCATTCTGCCAGGTCACCGAGTGTTACCAACAAGCAGGACACGTATGTCCCGTCCGATGCGGAGTTATTAGGGATTCATAAGCTGTTTCGGATGCGATGGGTGATAGTCATGCTTGCCGCATTTGCGTTTGACACCATACAGTACGATCACACTGGTCAGTGGCATATTTTGCTTGCCGGCACCGGGTTTTTAGCAGGGGGACTGTGGGCGCTCACGGATAGCTCGCAGGTGCAGTTGCCATGGCATAATACCATCATTTTGGTTGCGTGCGTCAGTGCCCTTATATTTGTGGGCCAGTTGTCGCATTATCCCCGCCCCATACGAGACCAGCATTTTAGCTGGTATTTATCGTATGCCCTGTTGGTGACCATGTATTTGGCGTTGCGGCTGCGGCCGGGGGTGGCGTGGTCGATGTGGCTGGGGTTTGCGGCGATAACCTATGTGGTGGATTCGTTGTTGGGGTTCTATTTGGTGGCACCGGCAAGCATGTTTTTGCGGTGTATTCCGTTGCTTATTCCGGCGACGCTGATGCCGCTGCAGGTAAAGTGGGTGGTGCGGTTGCTGCCTGCGCTCCGGCGGGTGAACCGCAATGAGCATTTGCAGTGGGAAACGGCGTTGGCGCAGCAGCAGTATACGGCGGAGATGACCGGGTGGCTGCGCTCCTTGCTTCAGCTTGTCGACGATCCTGCGACGGCAAAGCTCATGGAGGTGCGGATTCGTGACGCCATCCGGTCCCCACTGTTGGATGTCCCGGAGCTCACGATGGCGGTGTGGCGGGCCCGGGCGTCGGGCACCCAGGTTACGCTTATCGACAGTCGGAGCCCCGCCGATCCCGACCCCGAGGAACACCAGCGCATCATTGCCGACGCGGTGGCAAAGCTGGCTGAAGGCCCGAGCACGGCCACAATCCGGCTGCTGCCGGCGGGGCGGGACCGGTACGCCACGCTTGTGGCGCGGTGA
- the rpsF gene encoding 30S ribosomal protein S6 produces MRHYEVMIILDPIQDERTVAPSLDKFLEIVRKENGTVEKVDIWGKRRLAYPIAKKEEGIYVVVNLHCESATVQEFDRVLTLNDSVLRTKVLRNDK; encoded by the coding sequence GTGCGTCACTACGAAGTTATGATCATTTTGGATCCGATCCAGGATGAACGCACCGTTGCCCCGTCCCTGGACAAGTTCCTTGAAATTGTCCGCAAGGAAAACGGCACCGTGGAAAAGGTTGATATTTGGGGGAAGCGCCGGTTGGCGTACCCCATCGCTAAGAAGGAAGAGGGCATTTACGTCGTCGTGAACCTTCATTGCGAGTCTGCTACCGTTCAGGAATTTGACCGTGTTCTGACCCTGAATGACAGCGTTCTGCGCACCAAAGTTCTGCGCAACGATAAGTAA
- a CDS encoding single-stranded DNA-binding protein, which yields MASGDVNITVVGNVVADPELRFTSTGAAVATFRVASTPRRYDSQSGQWVDGEALFLTCNVWRQVAENIAETLTKGMRVIVTGRLRSRSYDTQNGDRRTVMELEVDEVGPSLRYATAQVTRNPRGEGGGNYGGGFGGNQGGGMRQQQQAPAQQQSAPQQQQQMQPQYSQPQQQQSQQQPQQRSSQQQQQPPANDPWSSAPPANGGFGGADDEPPF from the coding sequence ATGGCATCAGGAGACGTGAATATCACTGTTGTCGGCAACGTAGTTGCTGACCCGGAGCTCCGCTTCACCTCAACTGGGGCGGCGGTTGCTACCTTCCGAGTTGCCTCGACTCCGCGTCGGTATGACTCCCAGTCCGGTCAATGGGTTGATGGGGAAGCACTATTCCTCACCTGTAATGTGTGGCGGCAGGTTGCCGAGAACATTGCGGAAACCCTGACTAAGGGCATGCGGGTTATTGTTACCGGTCGCCTCCGGTCCCGCTCGTACGATACCCAGAATGGGGATCGGCGTACGGTCATGGAGCTGGAAGTTGATGAAGTTGGTCCGTCACTGCGCTATGCGACGGCACAAGTTACCCGTAATCCCCGTGGTGAAGGCGGTGGCAATTATGGTGGTGGTTTTGGCGGCAATCAGGGTGGCGGCATGCGGCAACAGCAGCAGGCCCCAGCCCAGCAGCAGTCTGCACCGCAACAACAGCAGCAGATGCAACCGCAATATTCGCAGCCACAGCAACAGCAATCGCAGCAGCAACCACAACAACGGTCGTCACAACAACAGCAGCAACCACCCGCCAATGATCCTTGGTCATCCGCACCACCAGCCAATGGTGGTTTCGGGGGCGCTGATGATGAGCCTCCGTTCTAA
- the rplI gene encoding 50S ribosomal protein L9: MKLILTAAVENLGVPGDIVEVKNGYGRNYLLPRNLAIVATRGAEKQIATMKRAQEERAIRDLDHAREVKEQLEALTDVSISVRTSEKGKIFGSVSADNIAAAIKAAGGPKLDKRSIELQKGAVKTVGSYSVNVKLHSDIAATVNFQVVAA, translated from the coding sequence ATGAAACTGATCCTCACCGCTGCCGTTGAGAACCTCGGTGTCCCTGGTGATATCGTCGAGGTGAAGAACGGCTACGGACGTAACTACCTGCTTCCGCGCAACCTCGCAATTGTTGCGACCCGTGGCGCAGAGAAGCAGATCGCCACCATGAAGCGTGCTCAAGAAGAACGCGCCATCCGCGACCTCGATCACGCTCGTGAGGTCAAAGAACAACTCGAAGCACTTACTGACGTGTCCATCTCTGTGCGGACTTCGGAAAAGGGTAAGATCTTCGGTTCGGTGTCTGCCGACAATATTGCCGCTGCCATTAAGGCTGCCGGTGGTCCCAAGTTGGACAAACGCAGCATTGAGTTGCAGAAGGGTGCCGTGAAAACTGTCGGCTCCTATTCCGTGAACGTCAAGCTGCACTCCGATATTGCAGCAACTGTGAACTTCCAGGTTGTAGCTGCCTAA